From Rubrivirga sp. SAORIC476, a single genomic window includes:
- a CDS encoding T9SS type A sorting domain-containing protein yields the protein MTPFYSLRRLAALALLGLALGLAPAQAAVAAVSGAELSLVHMDDTPQPFRLSAPSPNPFSGSTRLTLTVEQTTSLSVAVHDALGRRVALLHDGTVQAGTYSLRVDANDLPPGLYLIRATDGRGQTSTRSVSLVR from the coding sequence ATGACGCCTTTCTACTCCCTTCGTCGCCTCGCCGCGCTCGCCCTGCTGGGGCTGGCGCTCGGCCTCGCTCCCGCCCAGGCGGCCGTCGCGGCGGTGTCCGGTGCGGAGCTGTCGCTCGTCCACATGGACGACACGCCGCAGCCGTTCCGGCTTTCGGCCCCGAGCCCCAACCCGTTCAGCGGCTCCACCCGGCTGACGCTCACCGTCGAGCAGACCACCTCGCTGTCGGTCGCTGTCCACGACGCGCTCGGCCGTCGCGTGGCGCTCCTCCACGATGGCACCGTCCAGGCCGGCACCTACTCGCTTCGTGTGGATGCCAACGACCTCCCGCCGGGCCTCTACCTGATCCGCGCCACCGACGGCCGCGGTCAGACGTCCACTCGCTCGGTCTCGCTCGTCCGCTAG
- a CDS encoding rhomboid family intramembrane serine protease: MLFPISDDDSQLPGPAWATVLLLVANVLVFGLQLVDPAFTYGWSVVPQEITTGQDLVNAAPIPEVDPAAEVRTPLDIPQRPGPGPAPFVYLTILSAMFMHGGFGHIAGNMLYLWIFGDNVEHRFGTLKFVAFYLVSGLVATLVQVAMHPSGLVPNLGASGAIAGVLGAYLVLFPRNRVNAVFIFRVVSVPAILVLGLWIGLQFVNQWGALAATEETGGVAYGAHIGGFLAGMALAVVFRMTGTKERPSVLSRAMEAPGNRRLW, from the coding sequence TCGCAGTTGCCTGGCCCGGCCTGGGCCACGGTTCTGTTGCTCGTCGCCAACGTGCTCGTGTTCGGCCTCCAACTGGTCGACCCGGCGTTCACCTATGGGTGGAGCGTCGTCCCGCAGGAGATCACGACGGGGCAGGACCTCGTCAACGCCGCCCCGATCCCTGAGGTGGACCCCGCCGCCGAGGTGCGGACGCCCCTCGACATCCCCCAGCGCCCCGGTCCAGGCCCCGCGCCGTTCGTGTACCTGACCATCCTCTCAGCGATGTTCATGCACGGCGGCTTCGGGCACATCGCGGGCAACATGCTCTACCTCTGGATCTTCGGCGACAACGTGGAGCACCGGTTCGGGACGCTGAAGTTCGTCGCGTTCTACCTCGTCAGCGGGCTCGTGGCGACGCTGGTGCAGGTCGCGATGCACCCTTCTGGGCTGGTGCCCAACCTCGGCGCGAGCGGGGCCATCGCGGGCGTGCTGGGGGCGTACCTGGTCCTCTTTCCGCGCAATCGAGTGAACGCGGTGTTCATTTTTCGAGTCGTGTCGGTCCCAGCCATTCTGGTGCTCGGGCTCTGGATCGGGCTCCAGTTCGTCAACCAGTGGGGAGCACTGGCCGCGACCGAGGAGACGGGCGGGGTAGCCTACGGTGCCCACATCGGCGGTTTTCTGGCGGGTATGGCCCTCGCGGTGGTGTTCCGGATGACCGGCACGAAGGAGCGCCCGAGCGTCCTCAGCCGCGCCATGGAGGCGCCGGGCAATCGGCGCCTCTGGTAG